A genomic segment from Chrysemys picta bellii isolate R12L10 chromosome 11, ASM1138683v2, whole genome shotgun sequence encodes:
- the LRRFIP1 gene encoding leucine-rich repeat flightless-interacting protein 1 isoform X16: MQTEADCFSPEAQKLAEARLAAKRAARAEAREIRMKELERQQKEASDEDERMSVGSRGSLRVEERPEKDFEKGARTVSSLSAATLASLGGTSSRRGSGDTSISVDTEASIREIKDSLAEVEEKYKKAMVSNAQLDNEKTNFMYQVDTLKDALLELEEQLAESRRQYEEKSKEFEREKHAHSILQFQFTEIKETLKQREEMLEEIRQLQQKQESYIREISDLQETIEWKDKKIGALERQKEFFDSIRSERDDLRDEVVVLKEQLKKHGIIPNLEVATNGEALDGLDNEAHSDSTKITPGATQTLQTAGDGTLGRANEVEMKDEILEDVGKREILQNTEHEEHKEESEEREIVKECTERKTLHADENTEAEKTMEDNDVTSTVMLSSGCEEQIQSHTEHVSGNVSSTENSDVIELRKETESGDDSIEAQQPGSKESDHSDLNHLTNENWETGTLQSQGIETPLGIPTDIDTEHESERVAQEQKVKQEDFTICQREDSIEIFQEALDFVVSSHASASEQSGSPEGARAGTGNEESHVEAHTESLCQAEESTENEVMSSLEKQLDEDEGCIDRTISKVGSGKNESDTAEEENKTGNTVPSQGRKEVDSVEEEGEATCESEVTPDTIVNEQKPDETHTLSTFSKSNLILAEEEGNMQDEAENEKDIAGRGQTKDIGKMEELTGMLDVQPVSENKRVEEEDPVASLDEFAEVKEGGSHQPGQDQDVMKESQSQETILVPCPSDHEIEESNTEMWDESRKGKESRGELMEDERTQVETQTIKCSEEIKNNPIQEKDKTVENEMQKVVKQEEDESRPELTQEVSVIIEENVDDKEASVESSEKLDLPDQQHDRFVSDDSSLQKITKLSQQLSESLEGNTKEMEVQNAVLDDACQLSRKERDTKQMGNGNEEDENKGIEEQHELQEVKKQEVVPDIEEDADYLKTQKAELDEKPDEQVEVEGQEEEIVEDDGKKIDVDDELGQILKAPGKHDAEEVTTQTLEEVREKEIVTETAKTEKGEKEETHQSRTQSVENEGMITEGNASIQQEKGKEAEEAGHLQTDASQSAAPEKACDLVEDETGNEKALDSNDMEKIADGYSSEQELGNVGNTRDESKEDMQASRRGKGRSKEDCMIS, translated from the exons GTTGAAGAAAGGCCAGAAAAAGACTTTGAGAAG GGAGCTCGTACTGTGTCAAGCTTATCAGCAGCTACACTAGCCTCTCTGGGTGGAACTTCCTCCCGGAGAGGCAGTGGGGACACCTCCATCTCCGTTGATACTGAGGCATCCATTAGAGAAATTAAG GACTCCCTAGCAGAAGTTGAAGAGAAATATAAAAAGGCTATGGTGTCTAATGCTCAACTAGACAATGAGAAAACAAACTTCATGTACCAAGTCGATACCTTGAAGGATGCATTGTTAGAGTTAGAAGAACAGCTGGCAGAATCCAGGAGGCAATATGAAGAGAAAAGCAAA GAATTTGAGCGGGAAAAGCATGCTCATAGCATATTACAGTTTCAGTTCACGGAAATCAAGGAGACCCTGAAGCAAAGAGAAGAAATGCTCGAG GAAATCCGACAGCTGCAACAGAAACAGGAGAGCTATATCAGGGAAATTTCTGATCTTCAGGAGACGATAGAGTGGAAAGACAAAAAAATAGGG GCGTTAGAGAGGCAGAAAGAGTTCTTTGATTCCATAAGGAGTGAGCGGGATGACCTCAGAGATGAGGTGGTTGTGCTGAAGGAACAACTGAAG AAACACGGAATAATCCCAAACTTGGAAGTAGCCACCAATGGAGAGGCTTTAGATGGTCTCGATAATGAAGCACATTCAGATTCTACCAAGATTACTCCAGGAGCAACTCAGACCCTACAGACAGCTGGGGATGGGACACTAG GCAGAGCGAATGAAGTGGAGATGAAAGATGAGATTTTGGAGGATGTGGGGAAAAGAGAAATCTTGCAGAATACTGAGCATGAGGAACACAAAGAGGAGTCTGAGGAGCGGGAAATTGTAAAGGAGTGTACGGAGAGAAAGACATTGCATGCTGATGAAAATACAGAGGCAGAGAAAACCATGGAAGACAATGATGTCACATCAACAGTGATGTTAAGTAGTGGATGTGAGGAACAAATTCAAAGCCACACAGAACATGTTTCAGGAAATGTTTCTTCCACTGAAAACAGTGATGTAATTGAGTTGAGAAAGGAAACAGAATCAGGAGATGATAGCATAGAAGCCCAACAGCCTGGTAGTAAGGAATCTGACcatagtgatttaaatcacttgacTAATGAGAATTGGGAAACAGGTACACTGCAAAGTCAGGGTATTGAGACTCCTCTGGGAATACCTACTGACATAGACACAGAGCATGAATCTGAAAGAGTTGCACAAGAGCAGAAAGTAAAACAAGAGGATTTTACAATTTGCCAGAGAGAAGACAGTATTGAAATATTTCAGGAAGCTCTTGATTTTGTGGTTAGCAGCCATGCATCAGCTTCTGAACAGTCAGGATCACCAGAAGGTGCAAGAGCAGGTACAGGTAATGAAGAATCACATGTGGAGGCTCACACTGAAAGTCTCTGTCAAGCAGAAGAAAGCACTGAAAACGAGGTTATGAGTAGCTTGGAGAAACAGCTTGATGAAGATGAAGGGTGCATAGACAGAACAATTAGTAAAGTAGGGAGTGGTAAAAATGAGAGTGATACAGCCGAAGAAGAAAATAAGACTGGAAATACAGTTCCGAGTCAGGGAAGGAAAGAAGTagattctgtggaagaggagggagaagcaaCATGTGAAAGTGAGGTCACACCAGATACAATTGTAAACGAACAAAAGCCAGATGAAACACATACTCTATCCACTTTTTCAAAGAGCAATCTGATATTAGCGGAAGAGGAAGGAAATATGCAAGATGAGGCAGAGAATGAGAAGGATATTGCTGGGAGGGGACAAACAAAAGACATAGGAAAGATGGAAGAATTGACAGGCATGTTGGACGTACAACCAGTTTCTGAAAACAAAAGGGTGGAAGAAGAGGACCCTGTGGCATCCCTAGATGAATTTGCAGAGGTAAAAGAGGGTGGATCGCATCAGCCAGGGCAGGACCAAGATGTCATGAAAGAGAGTCAATCCCAAGAAACTATTTTAGTTCCTTGTCCCAGCGATCATGAAATTGAGGAGTCAAACACAGAAATGTGGGATGAAtctaggaaaggaaaggaaagtagAGGTGAGTTGATGGAAGATGAGAGAACACAGGTAGAAACCCAAACAATTAAGTGCAGTGAAGAAATAAAGAATAATCCAATACAAGAAAAAGATAAGACTGTAGAAAATGAAATGCAGAAAGTAGTTAAACAAGAGGAAGATGAATCTAGACCAGAATTGACTCAAGAGGTCAGTGTAATTATTGAAGAGAATGTTGATGATAAAGAGGCATCAGTGGAAAGTAGCGAGAAGCTGGATCTTCCAGACCAGCAGCATGATAGATTTGTTTCCGATGATAGTTCATTGCAGAAAATCACAAAACTATCACAGCAACTTAGTGAATCCCTTGAAGGCAACACAAAGGAAATGGAAGTTCAGAACGCTGTGTTAGATGATGCATGTCAACTTAGCAGAAAAGAAAGGGATACAAAACAGATGGGAAATgggaatgaggaagatgaaaATAAAGGAATAGAAGAGCAGCATGAATTACAAGAAGTTAAGAAACAGGAAGTTGTTCCAGATATTGAGGAAGATGCTGATTACCTCAAGACACAGAAAGCAGAGCTGGATGAGAAGCCCGATGAACAAGTTGAGGTGGAGGGTCAAGAGGAGGAAATAGTGGAAGATGATGGTAAAAAAATTGATGTTGATGATGAATTAGGGCAGATATTAAAAGCTCCTGGAAAGCATGATGCTGAGGAAGTTACTACACAAACGTTGGAGGAAGTTAGGGAAAAGGAAATAGTCACAGAAACTGCCAAAACAGAAAAAGGTGAAAAGGAGGAAACTCATCAAAGCAGAACCCAGAGTGTAGAGAATGAGGGCATGATTACTGAAGGCAATGCTAGTAtccagcaggaaaaaggaaaggaagcTGAAGAAGCTGGTCATTTGCAAACTGATGCATCTCAGTCTGCAGCTCCAGAAAAAGCATGTGATCTGGTGGAGGACGAAACTGGAAATGAAAAAGCGTTAGACAGCAATGATATGGAAAAAATAGCTGATGGATATTCATCAGAACAGGAGTTAGGAAACGTAGGAAACACTAGGGATGAAAGCAAAGAGGATATGCAAGCTAGTAGAAGGGGCAAGGGTAGATCTAAAGAAGATTGTATGATATCATGA
- the LRRFIP1 gene encoding leucine-rich repeat flightless-interacting protein 1 isoform X29, which translates to MQGLKEMKDSLAEVEEKYKKAMVSNAQLDNEKTNFMYQVDTLKDALLELEEQLAESRRQYEEKSKEFEREKHAHSILQFQFTEIKETLKQREEMLEEIRQLQQKQESYIREISDLQETIEWKDKKIGALERQKEFFDSIRSERDDLRDEVVVLKEQLKKHGIIPNLEVATNGEALDGLDNEAHSDSTKITPGATQTLQTAGDGTLGRANEVEMKDEILEDVGKREILQNTEHEEHKEESEEREIVKECTERKTLHADENTEAEKTMEDNDVTSTVMLSSGCEEQIQSHTEHVSGNVSSTENSDVIELRKETESGDDSIEAQQPGSKESDHSDLNHLTNENWETGTLQSQGIETPLGIPTDIDTEHESERVAQEQKVKQEDFTICQREDSIEIFQEALDFVVSSHASASEQSGSPEGARAGTGNEESHVEAHTESLCQAEESTENEVMSSLEKQLDEDEGCIDRTISKVGSGKNESDTAEEENKTGNTVPSQGRKEVDSVEEEGEATCESEVTPDTIVNEQKPDETHTLSTFSKSNLILAEEEGNMQDEAENEKDIAGRGQTKDIGKMEELTGMLDVQPVSENKRVEEEDPVASLDEFAEVKEGGSHQPGQDQDVMKESQSQETILVPCPSDHEIEESNTEMWDESRKGKESRGELMEDERTQVETQTIKCSEEIKNNPIQEKDKTVENEMQKVVKQEEDESRPELTQEVSVIIEENVDDKEASVESSEKLDLPDQQHDRFVSDDSSLQKITKLSQQLSESLEGNTKEMEVQNAVLDDACQLSRKERDTKQMGNGNEEDENKGIEEQHELQEVKKQEVVPDIEEDADYLKTQKAELDEKPDEQVEVEGQEEEIVEDDGKKIDVDDELGQILKAPGKHDAEEVTTQTLEEVREKEIVTETAKTEKGEKEETHQSRTQSVENEGMITEGNASIQQEKGKEAEEAGHLQTDASQSAAPEKACDLVEDETGNEKALDSNDMEKIADGYSSEQELGNVGNTRDESKEDMQASRRGKGRSKEDCMIS; encoded by the exons ATGCAGGGATTGAAAGAAATGAAG GACTCCCTAGCAGAAGTTGAAGAGAAATATAAAAAGGCTATGGTGTCTAATGCTCAACTAGACAATGAGAAAACAAACTTCATGTACCAAGTCGATACCTTGAAGGATGCATTGTTAGAGTTAGAAGAACAGCTGGCAGAATCCAGGAGGCAATATGAAGAGAAAAGCAAA GAATTTGAGCGGGAAAAGCATGCTCATAGCATATTACAGTTTCAGTTCACGGAAATCAAGGAGACCCTGAAGCAAAGAGAAGAAATGCTCGAG GAAATCCGACAGCTGCAACAGAAACAGGAGAGCTATATCAGGGAAATTTCTGATCTTCAGGAGACGATAGAGTGGAAAGACAAAAAAATAGGG GCGTTAGAGAGGCAGAAAGAGTTCTTTGATTCCATAAGGAGTGAGCGGGATGACCTCAGAGATGAGGTGGTTGTGCTGAAGGAACAACTGAAG AAACACGGAATAATCCCAAACTTGGAAGTAGCCACCAATGGAGAGGCTTTAGATGGTCTCGATAATGAAGCACATTCAGATTCTACCAAGATTACTCCAGGAGCAACTCAGACCCTACAGACAGCTGGGGATGGGACACTAG GCAGAGCGAATGAAGTGGAGATGAAAGATGAGATTTTGGAGGATGTGGGGAAAAGAGAAATCTTGCAGAATACTGAGCATGAGGAACACAAAGAGGAGTCTGAGGAGCGGGAAATTGTAAAGGAGTGTACGGAGAGAAAGACATTGCATGCTGATGAAAATACAGAGGCAGAGAAAACCATGGAAGACAATGATGTCACATCAACAGTGATGTTAAGTAGTGGATGTGAGGAACAAATTCAAAGCCACACAGAACATGTTTCAGGAAATGTTTCTTCCACTGAAAACAGTGATGTAATTGAGTTGAGAAAGGAAACAGAATCAGGAGATGATAGCATAGAAGCCCAACAGCCTGGTAGTAAGGAATCTGACcatagtgatttaaatcacttgacTAATGAGAATTGGGAAACAGGTACACTGCAAAGTCAGGGTATTGAGACTCCTCTGGGAATACCTACTGACATAGACACAGAGCATGAATCTGAAAGAGTTGCACAAGAGCAGAAAGTAAAACAAGAGGATTTTACAATTTGCCAGAGAGAAGACAGTATTGAAATATTTCAGGAAGCTCTTGATTTTGTGGTTAGCAGCCATGCATCAGCTTCTGAACAGTCAGGATCACCAGAAGGTGCAAGAGCAGGTACAGGTAATGAAGAATCACATGTGGAGGCTCACACTGAAAGTCTCTGTCAAGCAGAAGAAAGCACTGAAAACGAGGTTATGAGTAGCTTGGAGAAACAGCTTGATGAAGATGAAGGGTGCATAGACAGAACAATTAGTAAAGTAGGGAGTGGTAAAAATGAGAGTGATACAGCCGAAGAAGAAAATAAGACTGGAAATACAGTTCCGAGTCAGGGAAGGAAAGAAGTagattctgtggaagaggagggagaagcaaCATGTGAAAGTGAGGTCACACCAGATACAATTGTAAACGAACAAAAGCCAGATGAAACACATACTCTATCCACTTTTTCAAAGAGCAATCTGATATTAGCGGAAGAGGAAGGAAATATGCAAGATGAGGCAGAGAATGAGAAGGATATTGCTGGGAGGGGACAAACAAAAGACATAGGAAAGATGGAAGAATTGACAGGCATGTTGGACGTACAACCAGTTTCTGAAAACAAAAGGGTGGAAGAAGAGGACCCTGTGGCATCCCTAGATGAATTTGCAGAGGTAAAAGAGGGTGGATCGCATCAGCCAGGGCAGGACCAAGATGTCATGAAAGAGAGTCAATCCCAAGAAACTATTTTAGTTCCTTGTCCCAGCGATCATGAAATTGAGGAGTCAAACACAGAAATGTGGGATGAAtctaggaaaggaaaggaaagtagAGGTGAGTTGATGGAAGATGAGAGAACACAGGTAGAAACCCAAACAATTAAGTGCAGTGAAGAAATAAAGAATAATCCAATACAAGAAAAAGATAAGACTGTAGAAAATGAAATGCAGAAAGTAGTTAAACAAGAGGAAGATGAATCTAGACCAGAATTGACTCAAGAGGTCAGTGTAATTATTGAAGAGAATGTTGATGATAAAGAGGCATCAGTGGAAAGTAGCGAGAAGCTGGATCTTCCAGACCAGCAGCATGATAGATTTGTTTCCGATGATAGTTCATTGCAGAAAATCACAAAACTATCACAGCAACTTAGTGAATCCCTTGAAGGCAACACAAAGGAAATGGAAGTTCAGAACGCTGTGTTAGATGATGCATGTCAACTTAGCAGAAAAGAAAGGGATACAAAACAGATGGGAAATgggaatgaggaagatgaaaATAAAGGAATAGAAGAGCAGCATGAATTACAAGAAGTTAAGAAACAGGAAGTTGTTCCAGATATTGAGGAAGATGCTGATTACCTCAAGACACAGAAAGCAGAGCTGGATGAGAAGCCCGATGAACAAGTTGAGGTGGAGGGTCAAGAGGAGGAAATAGTGGAAGATGATGGTAAAAAAATTGATGTTGATGATGAATTAGGGCAGATATTAAAAGCTCCTGGAAAGCATGATGCTGAGGAAGTTACTACACAAACGTTGGAGGAAGTTAGGGAAAAGGAAATAGTCACAGAAACTGCCAAAACAGAAAAAGGTGAAAAGGAGGAAACTCATCAAAGCAGAACCCAGAGTGTAGAGAATGAGGGCATGATTACTGAAGGCAATGCTAGTAtccagcaggaaaaaggaaaggaagcTGAAGAAGCTGGTCATTTGCAAACTGATGCATCTCAGTCTGCAGCTCCAGAAAAAGCATGTGATCTGGTGGAGGACGAAACTGGAAATGAAAAAGCGTTAGACAGCAATGATATGGAAAAAATAGCTGATGGATATTCATCAGAACAGGAGTTAGGAAACGTAGGAAACACTAGGGATGAAAGCAAAGAGGATATGCAAGCTAGTAGAAGGGGCAAGGGTAGATCTAAAGAAGATTGTATGATATCATGA